Proteins co-encoded in one Malus sylvestris chromosome 9, drMalSylv7.2, whole genome shotgun sequence genomic window:
- the LOC126634217 gene encoding F-box/kelch-repeat protein At3g27150-like produces the protein MSREKEMEGTAEEEGGRGGGEESRELFRDECNNNVLSCKKLVFASNAGEKAGNQGLSCRGFQYSRQLRLEVDGSGSLGTMPRKPQDADYTIPPLTDEVEALILARVPRSEYPKFCTINKRFYALLKSGELYKIRAKLGIKEPSVFVSQHGENTWWECYRQSRFCRKLPILPSDLCFASSDRESLCAGTHLLVSGREVEGVVVWRYDMEANQWGKGPSMISPRCMFASATCGSYAYVAGGMGLASDWKAMDSAERYDPGTKSWEPLPNMKQERRGCSGCFLDNKFYVIGGQDRHGSDLFCAEAFDIEKHTWELIPDMLEADWTTVSNPSPPLIAVVANQLYSLKTSTNELKVYLKQSKAWKKLGVVPVRADATSGWGIGFKSLGDELLVGQSSSDGNAGGPALEYTCCPDPTADDLQWQAIEQGHSHTTRFIINCSVMAA, from the coding sequence ATGTCCAGGGAAAAAGAAATGGAGGGTactgcagaagaagaaggaggacgaggaggaggagaagaaagcAGGGAGTTGTTTAGAGATGAATGCAATAATAATGTTCTCAGTTGTAAGAAATTGGTGTTTGCTAGTAATGCCGGAGAAAAGGCTGGAAATCAAGGCCTGAGCTGCCGTGGATTTCAATATTCGCGGCAGCTTAGGCTCGAAGTTGATGGTTCCGGTTCCTTAGGAACTATGCCACGTAAACCGCAGGATGCAGACTATACAATTCCTCCCCTCACTGATGAGGTGGAGGCTTTGATCTTAGCCAGGGTGCCGAGATCAGAGTACCCGAAGTTTTGTACCATAAACAAGCGATTTTATGCGCTGTTGAAGAGCGGTGAGCTATACAAGATCAGGGCCAAACTTGGGATAAAGGAGCCCTCTGTGTTTGTGTCGCAACATGGGGAGAATACATGGTGGGAATGCTACAGGCAGTCCAGGTTTTGCAGGAAGCTCCCAATCCTACCGTCGGATTTGTGCTTCGCGTCAAGCGACAGGGAGTCCCTTTGTGCAGGGACTCATCTCCTGGTGTCCGGCAGAGAGGTAGAGGGTGTTGTTGTTTGGAGGTATGACATGGAAGCAAACCAATGGGGCAAGGGTCCTAGCATGATCAGTCCGAGGTGTATGTTTGCTTCTGCAACATGTGGTTCCTACGCATATGTGGCCGGCGGGATGGGACTGGCAAGTGATTGGAAAGCCATGGATTCTGCTGAGAGATACGATCCTGGGACTAAATCATGGGAGCCCCTTCCGAATATGAAGCAAGAGAGGAGGGGCTGCTCCGGCTGTTTCTTGGACAACAAGTTTTATGTAATTGGAGGGCAAGATCGTCATGGAAGCGATCTATTCTGTGCTGAAGCCTTTGATATTGAGAAACACACATGGGAACTCATCCCGGACATGCTAGAAGCTGACTGGACAACTGTAAGCAACCCGTCTCCGCCTCTTATTGCCGTGGTGGCCAACCAGCTCTACTCTCTTAAAACTTCCACAAATGAGCTCAAGGTGTATTTGAAGCAAAGCAAGGCATGGAAGAAGTTGGGAGTCGTTCCGGTAAGAGCTGATGCTACTTCCGGATGGGGTATAGGGTTTAAGTCGCTCGGTGACGAGCTACTTGTCGGCCAATCTTCATCAGATGGAAATGCAGGAGGCCCTGCCCTCGAGTACACTTGCTGCCCTGATCCAACCGCTGATGATTTGCAGTGGCAAGCTATTGAGCAGGGCCACAGCCACACTACCCGCTTCATCATTAATTGTTCCGTCATGGCTGCTTGA
- the LOC126634218 gene encoding F-box/kelch-repeat protein At3g27150-like — MSREKEMEGTAAEEGGGEESRGLCRDECNNNVLSCKKWVFASNNAGEKLGDQSLSHREFKYPRQLRLEVVGSGSLGTVPRKPQDADYTIPPLIDEVEALILARVPRSEYRKFCTINKRFFALLKSGELYKIRAELGIKEPSVFVSQHGENTWWEFDRQFRFCRKLPILPSDSCFTSSDRESLCAGTHLLVSGREIEGVVVWRYDMEANQWGKGPSMISPRCMFASATCGSYAYVAGGMGLASDWKAMDSAERYNPGTKSWEPLPNMERERRSCSGCFLDNKFFVIGGKDRHGSDLFCAEAFDIEKHTWELIPDMLEADWTTLSNPSPPLIAVVANQLYSLETSTNELKVYLKQSKAWKKLGVVPVRADATSGWGVAFKSLRDELLVIQSSLDSYAGGPALIYTCRPDPTADELQWQALEHGHSRPTRFIVNCSVMAA; from the coding sequence ATGTCCAGAGAAAAAGAAATGGAGGGTACTGCagcagaagaaggaggaggagaagaaagcAGGGGGTTGTGTAGAGATGAATGCAATAATAATGTTCTCAGTTGTAAGAAATGGGTGTTTGCTAGTAATAATGCCGGAGAAAAGCTTGGAGATCAAAGCCTGAGCCACCGTGAATTTAAATATCCACGACAGCTTAGGCTCGAAGTTGTTGGTTCCGGTTCCTTAGGAACTGTGCCACGTAAACCGCAGGATGCAGATTATACAATTCCTCCCCTCATTGATGAGGTGGAGGCTTTGATCTTAGCCAGGGTGCCGAGATCAGAGTACCGGAAGTTTTGTACCATAAACAAGCGCTTTTTCGCGCTGTTGAAGAGCGGTGAGCTATACAAGATCAGGGCCGAACTTGGGATTAAGGAGCCCTCTGTGTTTGTGTCGCAACACGGGGAAAATACGTGGTGGGAATTTGACAGGCAGTTCAGGTTTTGCAGGAAGCTCCCAATCCTACCATCGGATTCGTGCTTCACGTCAAGCGACAGGGAGTCCCTTTGTGCAGGGACTCATCTCCTGGTGTCCGGCAGAGAGATAGAGGGTGTTGTTGTTTGGAGGTATGACATGGAAGCAAACCAATGGGGCAAGGGTCCTAGCATGATCAGTCCGAGGTGTATGTTTGCTTCTGCAACATGTGGTTCCTACGCATATGTGGCCGGCGGGATGGGATTGGCAAGTGATTGGAAAGCCATGGATTCTGCTGAGAGATACAATCCTGGGACTAAATCATGGGAGCCCCTTCCAAACATGGAGCGAGAGAGGAGGAGCTGCTCCGGCTGTTTCTTGGACAACAAGTTTTTTGTGATTGGAGGGAAAGATCGGCATGGAAGCGATCTATTCTGTGCAGAAGCCTTTGATATTGAGAAACACACATGGGAACTCATCCCGGACATGCTAGAAGCTGACTGGACAACTCTAAGCAACCCATCTCCACCACTtattgcggtggtggccaaccAGCTCTACTCTCTGGAAACTTCCACAAATGAGCTCAAGGTGTATTTGAAGCAAAGCAAGGCATGGAAGAAGTTGGGAGTCGTTCCAGTAAGAGCTGACGCTACTTCCGGATGGGGTGTAGCCTTTAAGTCGCTCAGGGACGAGCTACTTGTCATCCAATCCTCATTAGATTCATATGCAGGAGGCCCTGCCCTCATATACACTTGCCGCCCTGATCCAACTGCTGATGAATTGCAGTGGCAAGCTCTTGAGCACGGCCACAGCCGCCCTACCCGCTTCATAGTTAATTGTTCCGTCATGGCTGCTTGA
- the LOC126582354 gene encoding chloride channel protein CLC-b-like, whose amino-acid sequence MEEHSNQYAEAAVPQTMQETGAEERDPESIALHQPLLLKRNRTLSSTPLAMVGAKVSHIESLDYEINENDLFMHDWRSRTKVQVLQYVFLKWILAFLVGLLTGIIATLINLATENIAGYKLLAAVSFIEKERYLMGFIFIAGVNLLLTASASVLCVCFAPTAAGPGIPEIKAYLNGVDTPNMFGATIMIVKIFGSIGAVSAGLDLGKEGPLVHIGSCIASLLGQGGPDNYRIKWGWLRYFNNDCDQRDIITCGAASGVCAAFRAPVGGVLFALEEVATWWRSALLWRTFFSTAIVVVVLRAFIQICNSGECGLFGKGGLIMFDVSTVTVTYHAWDIIPVAVIGIIGGVWGSMYNYLLDKILRLYSLINQKGKVHKLLLSLTVSLFTSACLYGLPFLVECTPCNSSLSESVCPTNEGSGNYKKFNCPDGHYNDLATLLLATNDDAVRNIFSTNTSAEYRPLSLLIFFVLYCILGLFTLGIAVPSGLFLPIILMGSAYGRLLGIAMQSYTSIDQGLFAVLGAASLMAGSMRMTISLCVIFLELTNNLLLLPITMIVLLISKTVGDSFNPSIYEIILHLKGLPFLEAHPEPWMRNLTVGELADAKPPVVTLRGIEKVDRIVEVLRNTTHNGFPVVEEVVPPMGLAVGATEVHGLILRAHLVQVLKKKWFLREKRRTEEWEVREKFTSVELAEREAKIEEVAVTRDEMEMYVDLHPLTNRTPYTVMEGMSVAKAMVLFRQVGLRHLLIVPKYEASGVPPLVGILTRQDLIAYNILNAFPHLTKSAGREKGN is encoded by the exons ATGGAGGAACACTCGAACCAATACGCCGAAGCTGCAGTTCCGCAAACCATGCAAGAAACTGGTGCAGAAGAAAGAGATCCGGAGAGCATTGCTCTCCACCAACCACTCCTCCTCAAGAGAAACCGGACACTTTCTTCCACTCCACTGGCTATGGTTGGAGCCAAAGTCTCCCATATCGAGAGCTTGGACTACGA GATCAATGAGAACGATCTGTTTATGCATGACTGGAGAAGCAGAACCAAAGTCCAAGTCTTGCAGTATGTATTTTTGAAATGGATCCTTGCCTTCCTTGTTGGACTCCTAACTGGTATAATTGCCACCCTCATTAACCTCGCTACTGAGAATATTGCCGGCTACAAGCTTCTTGCCGCGGTTAGTTTCATTGAGAAAGAAAG GTACCTGATGGGGTTCATCTTTATAGCCGGGGTCAATCTTCTACTGACCGCTAGTGCTTCTGTTCTCTGTGTGTGTTTTGCTCCGACTGCAGCTGGACCCGGTATACCTGAAATCAAAGCATATCTCAACGGAGTTGACACACCGAATATGTTTGGTGCCACAATAATGATTGTCAAG ATATTCGGAAGCATTGGGGCCGTCTCTGCAGGCCTAGATCTTGGAAAAGAAGGACCTCTTGTGCACATTGGAAGCTGCATTGCTTCCTTATTAGGTCAAGGGGGACCTGACAATTACCGTATTAAATGGGGTTGGCTCCGCTACTTCAACAATGACTGTGACCAGCGAGATATCATTACCTGTGGTGCTGCCTCTGGGGTATGTGCAGCTTTCCGAGCTCCTGTAGGTGGTGTACTGTTTGCCCTTGAAGAGGTGGCAACTTGGTGGAGGAGTGCCCTTCTCTGGAGAACTTTCTTCAGCACAGCCATTGTGGTTGTGGTGCTTAGAGCTTTTATCCAAATATGCAATTCTGGGGAATGTGGGCTTTTCGGGAAAGGAGGGCTTATCATGTTCGACGTAAGCACTGTTACTGTAACATACCATGCGTGGGATATCATCCCCGTAGCTGTAATTGGCATTATTGGTGGAGTTTGGGGAAGCATGTACAACTATCTTCTCGACAAGATCCTCAGACTATACAGTCTCATAAATCA GAAGGGAAAAGTTCACAAGCTGCTCCTCAGTCTCACTGTATCACTCTTTACTTCTGCATGCCTATATGGTCTCCCTTTCCTTGTCGAATGTACACCCTGTAACTCCTCTCTCTCGGAGTCCGTCTGTCCCACCAATGAAGGATCTGGAAACTACAAAAAGTTTAACTGCCCAGATGGCCACTACAATGACCTAGCTACTCTTCTCCTTGCCACCAATGATGATGCAGTTCGAAACATCTTTTCGACAAACACTTCCGCTGAGTATCGTCCTTTATCCCTCCTAATCTTCTTCGTACTATATTGCATCTTAGGATTGTTTACCCTTGGAATTGCTGTGCCGTCTGGACTTTTCCTTCCCATCATCCTTATGGGCTCAGCTTATGGCCGTCTGCTTGGAATTGCCATGCAATCATATACGAGCATTGACCAGGGGCTTTTCGCTGTTCTTGGCGCAGCTTCCCTAATGGCAGGGTCAATGAGGATGACCATTTCACTATGTGTCATATTTCTTGAGCTCACCAACAACCTCCTCTTGCTGCCCATAACAATGATTGTCCTCCTGATTTCCAAAACAGTTGGAGACAGTTTCAACCCGAGCATCTATGAGATTATACTGCACTTAAAAGGTTTGCCTTTCTTGGAGGCACATCCAGAACCATGGATGAGAAATCTGACAGTAGGTGAGCTCGCTGATGCCAAGCCGCCAGTAGTCACCCTCCGTGGAATTGAAAAGGTGGATCGTATTGTGGAGGTCCTGCGAAACACCACACACAATGGTTTCCCTGTTGTAGAAGAAGTGGTGCCACCAATGGGATTGGCTGTTGGGGCAACAGAAGTACATGGACTAATTCTTCGAGCTCACCTTGTTCAGGTGCTGAAAAAGAAATGGTTcctaagagagaaaagaagaacaGAGGAGTGGGAAGTAAGAGAGAAATTTACCTCAGTTGAGTTGGCCGAGAGGGAAGCAAAGATCGAGGAGGTGGCTGTGACAAGGGATGAAATGGAGATGTATGTAGATCTGCATCCACTCACCAATAGAACACCTTACACAGTTATGGAAGGCATGTCTGTGGCAAAAGCTATGGTTCTTTTCAGGCAAGTGGGACTTCGCCATTTGCTCATTGTGCCAAAGTATGAAGCATCCGGG GTGCCTCCACTTGTTGGGATCTTAACCAGGCAGGATTTAATAGCCTACAACATTTTGAATGCCTTTCCACATCTCACAAAATCTGCAGGCAGAGAGAAGGGGAACTGA